Proteins found in one Opitutaceae bacterium genomic segment:
- a CDS encoding glycosyltransferase family 4 protein has protein sequence MGTADSLNSVFLITHEFYPKRGGIATFTEEIAKASVGLGYEIEVWAQNAPTAEEKQWPFKLQRLSVKGTHDLACQLGLAAQLIRERRRLRYATVYLPEPGPMLAMMLLQNLRTFRPKRLVLTFHGSEILRFSRNPIIRVLARKLIRNATRISTLTHYTQRLLVTHFPEASGKTLLTPGALRSDFAVVESDAKRVSDRRIIILTVGRLHPRKGQKLTLAALQTLDPRFRSQIEYWLVGDHHRSDYERELRAQAAACDFPVRFFGNLPDVELDHVYDQADIFAMTSIDYGHSVEGFGLVYLEAAAHGLPIVAHDVGGVAEAVVDGETGLLVKPNLPAQLAAAFEKLITDEGLRLRLGNAGRAFAKRNCWKQSADLLFHPTKSTGAPFV, from the coding sequence ATGGGAACAGCTGACTCCTTAAATTCGGTCTTTCTTATCACACACGAGTTCTACCCGAAACGCGGGGGGATCGCGACATTCACGGAGGAGATAGCGAAAGCGTCCGTGGGTCTTGGCTATGAGATTGAAGTCTGGGCACAGAACGCTCCGACCGCAGAGGAGAAGCAGTGGCCTTTCAAGCTCCAACGGCTGTCCGTAAAGGGTACCCACGACCTCGCGTGTCAACTAGGCTTGGCCGCGCAATTGATTCGCGAACGGCGACGACTCCGCTACGCGACGGTGTACCTACCGGAGCCCGGCCCAATGCTGGCAATGATGCTGTTGCAGAACTTGAGGACCTTTCGCCCCAAACGCCTGGTTCTCACTTTTCACGGTTCAGAAATTCTAAGATTTTCAAGGAATCCAATCATTCGCGTGTTGGCGCGAAAACTGATTCGCAACGCGACGCGCATCAGCACACTGACCCACTACACGCAGCGCCTTTTGGTGACCCATTTCCCTGAGGCTTCTGGAAAGACTCTACTCACTCCGGGCGCGCTTAGGTCAGACTTTGCCGTAGTCGAAAGCGACGCCAAACGCGTTTCGGACAGGCGTATCATCATCCTGACCGTGGGCCGCCTCCATCCAAGAAAAGGACAGAAGCTCACGCTCGCCGCTCTTCAAACGCTCGATCCCAGATTCCGCTCTCAAATCGAATACTGGCTGGTCGGCGACCACCACCGCTCGGACTATGAACGCGAGTTGCGCGCTCAAGCTGCCGCCTGCGATTTCCCAGTCCGCTTCTTTGGCAATTTGCCGGATGTTGAGTTGGACCATGTCTACGACCAGGCGGATATCTTCGCGATGACCAGCATCGACTACGGCCATAGCGTAGAAGGATTTGGCCTGGTGTACCTTGAGGCAGCCGCACACGGCCTGCCGATCGTTGCCCACGATGTGGGCGGAGTGGCTGAGGCGGTGGTGGACGGGGAAACAGGGCTTCTCGTGAAGCCAAACCTGCCCGCGCAGCTCGCTGCCGCGTTTGAAAAGCTTATCACCGATGAAGGACTACGCCTCCGGCTGGGAAATGCCGGTCGGGCGTTCGCAAAGCGGAATTGCTGGAAGCAGTCCGCAGACCTGCTCTTCCACCCCACAAAGAGCACGGGGGCCCCGTTCGTCTGA
- a CDS encoding thioesterase family protein, whose translation MLESRTEITVRYAETDMMGIVYHGSYLPWLEIGRTTLLREQGLPYKQLEEEGYRLPVLEVNLKYHRPAVYDDTVTVITTLKEKPTLRLTLHYQLFNGEALLASGHTVHAFIDKAGKPIRPPARFVARMNEVFA comes from the coding sequence ATGCTGGAATCCAGAACCGAGATCACCGTCCGTTACGCCGAGACCGACATGATGGGCATTGTCTATCACGGCAGTTATCTCCCCTGGCTGGAAATCGGTCGGACAACGCTGCTCCGGGAACAGGGCCTGCCGTACAAACAGCTTGAGGAAGAAGGCTACCGGTTGCCGGTGCTTGAGGTGAACCTCAAGTATCACAGGCCTGCGGTGTACGACGACACGGTGACCGTGATCACGACCTTGAAGGAGAAGCCGACCCTTCGCCTGACTTTGCACTACCAGCTCTTCAACGGAGAGGCCCTTCTCGCGAGCGGGCATACCGTGCATGCCTTCATCGACAAGGCGGGGAAGCCGATCCGCCCTCCGGCCCGCTTCGTGGCAAGAATGAACGAGGTTTTTGCCTAA
- the kdsA gene encoding 3-deoxy-8-phosphooctulonate synthase — translation MIFQPNRLLLIAGPCSLENEAVCRSVATTLAQLRDRHPDLSIVFKGSFDKANRTSIKGPRGTGLEEGLRLHALIKKEFGFPCLTDIHESAQAQPVAEVCDVLQIPAFLCRQTDLLLAAAQTGRTVNVKKGQFLSPQEMVHVTQKLKEGGAVEVWQTERGTTFGYQNLVVDMRSFPIMKTNGFPTVFDATHSVQLPGAAGGKSGGQREFVPPLARAAVAAGADGLFIETHPNPDQAISDGPNMVPLSELPVLVETLLGIWRLVRR, via the coding sequence ATGATCTTCCAGCCCAATCGACTGCTTTTGATTGCCGGGCCTTGTTCGCTCGAGAACGAGGCAGTCTGCCGCTCGGTGGCCACGACTCTCGCGCAGCTGCGGGACCGGCACCCGGACCTTTCAATCGTCTTCAAAGGTTCCTTCGACAAGGCGAACCGCACGTCGATCAAGGGGCCCCGCGGGACTGGTTTGGAAGAGGGACTTAGGCTTCATGCCCTGATTAAAAAGGAGTTTGGGTTTCCCTGCCTGACCGACATTCATGAGTCGGCGCAGGCCCAGCCTGTCGCCGAGGTGTGCGATGTGCTGCAGATCCCGGCCTTTCTGTGTCGGCAGACGGATCTTCTTTTGGCGGCCGCACAAACGGGCCGCACGGTGAACGTCAAGAAGGGGCAGTTTTTGTCACCACAGGAAATGGTGCATGTCACCCAGAAATTGAAGGAAGGTGGCGCTGTCGAGGTGTGGCAGACGGAGCGCGGAACGACCTTCGGCTACCAGAACCTGGTGGTCGACATGCGGTCGTTCCCAATCATGAAGACGAACGGTTTTCCCACAGTCTTTGATGCGACCCACAGTGTGCAGCTCCCCGGTGCAGCAGGTGGGAAGAGTGGAGGCCAGCGCGAGTTTGTTCCCCCGCTCGCCCGCGCGGCTGTCGCGGCGGGAGCTGATGGCTTGTTCATTGAGACTCACCCGAATCCGGATCAGGCGATCAGTGATGGTCCGAATATGGTACCGCTTTCCGAACTGCCGGTTCTTGTGGAGACCTTGCTGGGCATTTGGAGGCTTGTGCGTAGATAG
- a CDS encoding ABC transporter ATP-binding protein: protein MLEIQQVTQRFGALVALDQLSISVAAGECFGLLGPNGAGKSTLMSLIAGLRKPTSGNVRVDGVDIATAGSKARTHIGYTPQHIALYLRLSAETNLSIFGRLMGLQGSELKDRVSELLEAVGLADRRRDLVQTFSGGMQRRLNLAASLLHRPKLLLCDEPTVGVDPQSRNAIFEFLEARKAEGLTIIYSTHYMEEATRLCTRIGIIDHGKLLASGSLKELLKQLPYDEEISWDAHQVGQALPDRLASLGSFSRNGGEVVFRPAPSVRRSSLYLHAEELGIPASALNHRRPSLEAVFLHLTGRTLRD, encoded by the coding sequence ATGCTCGAAATCCAGCAAGTCACGCAGCGGTTTGGCGCCCTGGTGGCGCTGGACCAACTCTCCATCTCGGTCGCCGCAGGCGAGTGTTTCGGGCTGCTCGGCCCGAATGGCGCCGGAAAATCCACGCTGATGTCGCTGATCGCGGGTCTGCGAAAGCCGACCTCCGGAAATGTCCGGGTCGACGGGGTCGACATCGCGACAGCCGGGAGCAAAGCCCGAACGCATATTGGGTACACGCCCCAACACATCGCCCTGTACCTCCGGCTCAGCGCCGAAACCAACCTGAGCATCTTCGGCCGCCTCATGGGGCTGCAGGGCAGTGAGCTGAAGGACCGGGTGTCGGAATTGCTTGAGGCAGTGGGTCTCGCCGACCGGCGGCGTGATCTCGTGCAGACGTTCTCGGGCGGCATGCAGCGTCGCCTCAACCTGGCTGCCTCCCTGCTTCACCGACCCAAGCTCCTGTTGTGCGACGAGCCAACGGTGGGCGTCGACCCGCAGTCGCGAAACGCGATTTTTGAATTTCTGGAAGCGCGAAAGGCGGAGGGCCTCACGATTATCTATTCAACCCACTACATGGAGGAGGCGACGCGCTTGTGCACACGCATCGGCATCATCGATCACGGAAAGCTCCTCGCCAGCGGGTCACTTAAGGAACTGCTCAAGCAACTCCCCTACGACGAGGAGATTTCGTGGGACGCCCACCAGGTGGGTCAGGCACTCCCAGACCGCCTGGCGTCGCTGGGCAGTTTCTCCCGGAACGGTGGCGAGGTCGTTTTCCGCCCGGCCCCTTCAGTGCGCCGCTCGTCCCTTTACCTGCACGCTGAAGAGCTGGGCATCCCAGCGTCCGCCTTGAATCACCGCCGCCCAAGCCTTGAAGCCGTGTTCCTTCACCTGACCGGCCGCACCCTTCGCGATTGA
- a CDS encoding carbohydrate binding domain-containing protein, which produces MRILPTLPLVCCALAATHLHADSTWFDWPYREPVDGSALDLSHLNRSPAGASGFIRVESGRFVDGAGNRVRFWGTNVSAAECFPDAESAVRLARRLAKAGINIVRIHHIDNPWAHASGGSIWKPNDPRRLDIDPGQLDILHRFMAELKANGIYVNINLKVSRTHTEADGFPASIAKAPAFQKRLDYFEPTILELQRRYARQLLGTKNPYTGLSLAEDPAMAMVEINNENALTGMRTREVGAYLDTQIPEPFKAELVRRWNAWLADKFADRDVLEKRWRADAALTGKSALPFRGEWLADFQTGNRGSVESKDATQFILRTEGGDEVRWRSGAYLPALGVENDTTYTLRFRARADQNRVLMVSLGRDEPGWRTDKWRTLGLQTIVPVTTEWKEFSFTFVSHSLVDVGSRLAMMAGNVAGSLEVSNLSLVSGADHVGLAKGEDPRAGSVPIPTSPSPRQWQDWLDFLVDLEVGYVEDLRRVVIDEIGVKVPVVNTQSNYGGIAGLVREQASEFTDTHCYWQHPDFSGATGAWDLQRYTINNSSQLSEYGPRWFGEIGGIAQLRVAGKPFTVTEVDTPFPSDYAAEAYPLLAAFAAFQDWDGLFSFDMTGMGLAPEKDDGKIMTFFDQHHHAAKWSFTPFAVHAFREGRVQPAPSRRVLHVAAPLFSEAHHLDVLWLKHQPGEDVGFLSDRLEVAPRLLPAGEASRITREPADGPRSVAIMKGADGPVLTVDSTHTPALAGYLAGATHLAGPLRTSVDAFGLNFAAVTAASLDGQPIRTSLRVLVTIAARAENTGQKWNAACTSTMSDWGHGPVRAEHVPATVSVLVDGPRRVYALAPDGSRLSEVTARVENSWLMIDTRQGPRTVHYEVVP; this is translated from the coding sequence ATGAGGATCCTCCCCACCCTGCCCCTCGTGTGCTGCGCCCTTGCAGCCACGCATTTGCACGCGGACTCGACTTGGTTTGACTGGCCTTATCGGGAACCGGTTGACGGTTCGGCGCTGGACCTGTCCCACCTGAATCGGTCGCCAGCCGGCGCGTCAGGTTTCATCCGCGTTGAGTCGGGCCGATTCGTGGACGGCGCGGGAAACCGGGTGAGATTCTGGGGCACCAACGTCAGCGCAGCGGAGTGTTTCCCGGACGCGGAATCGGCGGTGCGACTCGCCAGGCGGCTGGCGAAGGCGGGCATCAACATCGTCCGGATCCATCACATCGACAACCCCTGGGCACACGCCTCCGGCGGCAGTATCTGGAAGCCCAACGATCCCCGCCGCCTCGATATCGATCCGGGGCAACTCGATATTCTTCACCGTTTCATGGCCGAGCTGAAGGCGAACGGCATCTATGTGAATATCAACCTGAAGGTCTCGCGGACGCATACCGAGGCGGACGGCTTCCCTGCCTCGATTGCAAAGGCCCCCGCCTTCCAGAAGCGGCTCGACTACTTTGAACCCACCATCCTCGAGCTCCAGCGCCGCTATGCCCGGCAGTTGCTCGGCACGAAGAATCCCTACACCGGCCTGTCCCTCGCCGAAGATCCGGCAATGGCAATGGTGGAGATAAACAACGAGAACGCGCTTACAGGGATGCGCACGCGCGAAGTCGGCGCCTATCTCGACACCCAGATCCCCGAGCCCTTCAAGGCGGAGCTCGTCCGCCGCTGGAACGCCTGGCTCGCCGACAAGTTCGCGGACCGCGATGTCCTCGAAAAACGCTGGAGGGCTGACGCAGCCTTGACGGGCAAGTCCGCGCTCCCGTTTCGCGGCGAGTGGCTGGCCGATTTCCAGACCGGCAACCGGGGGTCTGTCGAATCCAAGGACGCCACCCAGTTCATCCTGCGCACCGAAGGCGGGGACGAGGTGCGTTGGCGCTCAGGCGCGTACCTCCCGGCCCTTGGAGTCGAGAACGACACCACCTACACGCTCCGCTTCCGCGCCCGCGCCGATCAGAATCGCGTACTCATGGTTTCGCTCGGCCGCGACGAACCCGGTTGGCGCACCGACAAGTGGCGCACACTCGGGCTTCAAACAATCGTCCCGGTGACAACGGAGTGGAAGGAGTTCTCGTTCACCTTCGTCTCGCACTCGCTGGTGGATGTGGGATCGCGGCTGGCCATGATGGCGGGAAATGTCGCGGGTTCCCTGGAGGTATCCAACCTCAGCCTTGTGTCGGGTGCCGACCACGTGGGCCTCGCGAAGGGCGAGGACCCGCGCGCTGGCAGCGTGCCTATTCCCACCTCACCATCGCCGCGCCAGTGGCAGGACTGGCTCGACTTTTTGGTGGACCTCGAAGTTGGCTACGTCGAAGACCTTCGACGCGTAGTCATCGATGAGATCGGCGTAAAGGTTCCCGTCGTGAACACCCAATCGAACTACGGAGGTATCGCGGGCCTTGTTCGCGAGCAGGCCTCGGAATTCACAGACACCCACTGCTACTGGCAACATCCCGATTTCTCCGGAGCCACGGGTGCGTGGGACCTGCAACGCTACACCATCAACAACTCGTCGCAACTTTCTGAATACGGCCCAAGATGGTTTGGGGAAATCGGCGGCATCGCCCAGCTTCGCGTGGCCGGAAAGCCATTTACGGTGACTGAGGTCGACACACCGTTTCCGAGTGACTACGCCGCGGAAGCCTATCCCCTGCTCGCCGCGTTTGCGGCGTTTCAGGATTGGGACGGGCTATTCTCGTTCGACATGACGGGCATGGGACTCGCGCCCGAGAAGGACGACGGCAAGATCATGACCTTCTTCGACCAACACCACCACGCTGCGAAGTGGAGCTTCACCCCTTTTGCCGTCCATGCCTTTCGCGAAGGACGCGTACAACCTGCGCCTTCGCGCAGGGTGCTGCACGTGGCAGCGCCGTTGTTTTCCGAGGCACACCACCTGGATGTTCTCTGGCTGAAGCACCAGCCTGGCGAAGACGTCGGCTTCCTGTCCGATCGCCTTGAGGTTGCACCACGGTTGTTACCGGCGGGAGAAGCCTCGCGCATCACCCGGGAGCCAGCCGATGGTCCCCGCTCTGTGGCGATTATGAAGGGAGCGGACGGCCCAGTGCTCACGGTCGATTCTACCCACACGCCAGCGTTGGCAGGGTATTTGGCGGGCGCGACACATTTGGCAGGTCCGCTGCGTACAAGCGTGGACGCCTTTGGCCTGAACTTCGCCGCTGTGACGGCCGCCAGCTTGGACGGCCAGCCGATCAGAACAAGCCTGCGGGTTCTGGTCACGATTGCCGCTCGAGCTGAAAACACAGGCCAGAAATGGAACGCCGCATGCACGAGCACGATGTCCGACTGGGGACATGGACCTGTCCGTGCCGAGCACGTCCCGGCCACGGTCTCCGTGCTGGTTGACGGACCCCGCCGCGTGTACGCGCTCGCCCCCGATGGCAGTCGGCTTTCAGAGGTAACGGCCCGAGTCGAGAACAGTTGGCTCATGATCGACACCCGCCAGGGACCACGGACGGTACACTATGAGGTAGTCCCATAA
- a CDS encoding adenosine kinase, translating to MSSPALDLVGIGSPIMDIVASVPESFLATVTGEKGGMVMVDALEMEGMVKRLPLPPGLSTGGSAANTILNATRLGLRTAFIGKLGNDDIAAAYLARFEEAGVNGSRFKTGTLPNGRCLILTTPDAQRTMRTYLGAAMTMGPDDISPADFQGVRHVHIEGYVLFNPALANAIVTAARAAGCTIGLSLASFEVVRAARQWILDQLKLGVGIVFANEDEAKALFPDLPAARPEDYAAHAQRVAAGGCIAAITLGKDGAWVAEGATLHRIFPDSVSDVIDTNGAGDAWAAGFLAAWLKGRPIDVAGRVGSLLGAQTVRHAGAIIPDTPWQDVARKAREIASF from the coding sequence ATGTCCTCCCCCGCCTTAGACCTCGTCGGCATTGGCTCGCCCATCATGGATATCGTCGCCTCGGTTCCCGAGAGCTTCCTCGCGACTGTCACCGGTGAGAAAGGCGGGATGGTGATGGTGGACGCCTTGGAGATGGAGGGAATGGTGAAGCGGCTGCCTTTGCCTCCCGGCCTCTCCACCGGCGGCTCCGCGGCAAATACCATCCTCAACGCCACGCGCCTCGGCCTTCGGACCGCCTTCATCGGAAAACTGGGAAATGATGACATCGCGGCAGCCTACCTCGCGCGCTTCGAGGAGGCCGGCGTCAACGGTTCACGATTCAAGACGGGCACCCTGCCCAACGGCCGCTGCCTCATCCTCACCACACCCGACGCCCAACGCACCATGCGGACCTATCTTGGCGCCGCAATGACGATGGGACCGGACGACATCTCACCGGCAGACTTCCAGGGCGTCAGGCACGTGCACATCGAGGGCTATGTGCTCTTCAATCCTGCACTCGCGAACGCGATCGTCACCGCCGCCCGCGCGGCCGGTTGCACCATCGGGCTCTCACTCGCGTCCTTCGAGGTCGTGCGTGCAGCGCGCCAATGGATCCTGGACCAACTCAAGCTGGGCGTGGGAATTGTCTTCGCCAACGAGGACGAAGCCAAGGCCCTGTTCCCCGACCTTCCCGCAGCCCGGCCGGAAGACTACGCAGCGCACGCACAACGCGTCGCGGCGGGCGGGTGCATCGCCGCCATCACCCTCGGCAAGGACGGAGCCTGGGTCGCGGAGGGAGCAACGCTTCATCGGATTTTTCCTGACAGTGTGTCAGATGTGATCGATACCAACGGCGCAGGGGATGCGTGGGCCGCAGGTTTCCTCGCCGCCTGGCTCAAGGGCCGGCCGATCGACGTAGCCGGGCGCGTTGGCTCCCTGCTGGGAGCACAGACCGTACGCCATGCCGGCGCCATCATTCCCGACACCCCGTGGCAGGACGTCGCACGCAAAGCCCGGGAGATCGCAAGCTTCTAA
- a CDS encoding phosphopantetheine-binding protein, whose protein sequence is MSKPFSVEDEGALRESLKRCSASTVEAAIQFRKSHDITQVPVVIIGVIERFVEPSLRPKLKGADDELRLVEDLGIDSLTMMEIVILVEDVLQMQINNHELRNLRTVGDVKVFIDCKVRGLPPPKPTRFMPIEQILAVMPIQPPFLFLHEASVNGHGAQGKYKVSGQEFFLQGHFKDNPVVPASIMLEALGQLAVLSIIEGAIPMDEDREVDPRSIFFTSCEGVRCHRVCKPGDVLSMTVKPKRVKMPLATFEGVIRVGQEKAAIAEEITLTFAYREGAPISRMTGESAQRTSSGAVNA, encoded by the coding sequence GTGAGCAAACCGTTCAGTGTTGAAGATGAAGGAGCGTTAAGGGAGTCTTTGAAACGGTGTTCGGCCTCAACGGTGGAGGCCGCGATCCAGTTTCGTAAGTCTCATGATATCACGCAAGTTCCGGTTGTAATAATCGGCGTGATCGAGCGGTTTGTCGAGCCTAGCTTGAGGCCGAAGCTAAAGGGAGCGGACGACGAATTGCGTTTGGTTGAAGACCTGGGCATCGATTCTCTTACAATGATGGAGATCGTGATCCTCGTGGAGGACGTGCTCCAAATGCAGATTAATAACCACGAGCTCCGTAACCTCAGAACAGTCGGAGATGTCAAAGTGTTCATCGATTGTAAAGTTCGCGGCTTACCCCCGCCGAAGCCCACCCGATTCATGCCAATCGAGCAGATTTTGGCGGTAATGCCGATTCAGCCTCCCTTTCTTTTTCTCCATGAGGCGTCGGTGAACGGCCATGGAGCGCAGGGGAAGTATAAGGTTTCCGGGCAGGAGTTCTTCCTGCAAGGCCACTTCAAGGATAACCCGGTCGTGCCCGCATCCATTATGCTGGAAGCGCTGGGCCAGCTCGCTGTGCTCTCAATTATCGAGGGCGCGATTCCAATGGACGAGGACCGCGAGGTTGATCCCAGGTCTATTTTCTTTACCAGCTGCGAGGGTGTTCGGTGTCACCGAGTGTGCAAACCGGGTGATGTCTTGAGCATGACTGTGAAGCCGAAGCGAGTGAAGATGCCTCTGGCTACTTTTGAAGGGGTGATTCGTGTTGGACAGGAGAAAGCGGCGATCGCGGAAGAAATCACGCTCACATTTGCCTACCGTGAAGGAGCCCCAATATCACGCATGACGGGCGAATCAGCGCAACGGACGAGCAGTGGCGCGGTTAACGCCTGA
- a CDS encoding CTP synthase: protein MKYIFVTGGVVSSLGKGLTAAALGALLEMRGLTVRIQKFDPYLNVDPGTMSPYQHGEVYVLEDGAETDLDLGHYERFTSGKLSRLNNLTSGQVYESVIQKERRGAYLGKTVQVIPHVTNEIKERIYQAGKDVDILITEIGGTTGDIEGLPFLEAMRQFALEVGPRDVIFIHVTLVPYLQAAGELKTKPTQQSVAKLREIGIQPHILVCRCEQPLDPGLRDKLSMFCNVPVKAVIECRDVSSIYELPLALQKERMDDLVVDLFGLKNPHPEMNIWEEIVSRVKNPANEVTIGVVGKYIELQDAYKSVYESITHAGIANNCKVNIVRIDAEDLEKKNGTAILKTLDGILVPGGFGDRGTEGKIAAARFAREHKIPYYGLCLGLQIAVIEYARNVLKLEGANSTEFDPNAPHPVINMMEEQKKIIDKGATMRLGSYECALTAGTLAAKAYAKESIRERHRHRYEVNNAYVGQLQRGGLVISGINPRRNLVEIVEIKNHPWFLAVQFHPEFQSKPNQAHPLFAAFIGASLKLKRAKARASGGKVKARKSAKRK from the coding sequence ATGAAGTACATTTTCGTCACAGGCGGAGTCGTTTCTTCGCTGGGCAAAGGTCTGACGGCAGCGGCGCTCGGAGCGCTGCTGGAGATGCGCGGGCTCACGGTGCGCATCCAGAAGTTCGACCCGTACCTCAATGTCGACCCGGGCACCATGAGCCCCTATCAGCACGGCGAAGTGTATGTGCTGGAGGATGGTGCCGAGACTGATCTCGACCTCGGCCACTACGAGCGTTTCACCAGCGGCAAGCTTTCGCGCCTGAACAACCTGACTTCCGGACAGGTCTATGAAAGCGTCATCCAAAAGGAGCGCCGCGGCGCCTACCTCGGCAAGACCGTACAAGTGATTCCGCATGTCACCAACGAAATCAAGGAGCGCATTTACCAGGCGGGCAAGGATGTCGACATCTTGATCACCGAGATTGGTGGGACGACCGGGGACATTGAAGGTCTCCCGTTCCTCGAGGCGATGCGGCAGTTCGCCCTCGAGGTCGGTCCCAGGGATGTGATCTTCATCCACGTTACCCTGGTGCCCTACCTGCAGGCGGCGGGCGAACTCAAGACCAAGCCGACCCAGCAGTCGGTGGCGAAGCTTCGCGAGATCGGCATCCAGCCCCATATTCTCGTATGCCGCTGCGAGCAGCCCCTCGATCCGGGCCTACGTGACAAACTGTCAATGTTCTGCAACGTCCCCGTTAAGGCCGTGATCGAGTGCCGGGACGTCTCTTCGATCTATGAGCTCCCCCTGGCACTGCAAAAGGAGCGGATGGACGACCTGGTGGTGGATCTCTTTGGACTGAAGAATCCCCATCCGGAGATGAACATCTGGGAGGAGATTGTCTCCCGCGTGAAGAATCCCGCCAACGAGGTCACGATTGGAGTCGTCGGCAAGTACATCGAGCTGCAGGACGCCTACAAGTCGGTGTACGAGTCGATCACCCACGCCGGCATCGCCAACAACTGCAAGGTCAACATCGTGCGCATCGACGCCGAGGACCTCGAGAAGAAGAATGGCACCGCCATCCTCAAGACGCTTGATGGCATTTTGGTTCCCGGTGGCTTCGGCGACCGGGGCACCGAGGGAAAGATCGCGGCTGCCCGCTTTGCGCGTGAGCACAAGATTCCCTACTACGGCCTTTGCCTCGGCCTCCAGATCGCGGTGATCGAGTATGCGCGCAATGTGCTCAAGCTCGAGGGCGCGAATTCCACCGAGTTCGATCCGAATGCCCCGCATCCCGTCATCAACATGATGGAGGAGCAGAAGAAGATCATCGACAAGGGCGCGACGATGCGTCTCGGCAGCTATGAATGCGCGCTTACCGCCGGCACCCTCGCCGCCAAGGCATATGCGAAAGAGAGTATTCGCGAGCGCCACCGTCACCGGTACGAAGTGAACAACGCGTACGTGGGTCAGCTCCAGCGCGGTGGTCTGGTGATCTCCGGCATCAATCCGCGCCGCAACCTGGTGGAGATTGTCGAGATCAAGAATCACCCTTGGTTCCTGGCAGTGCAGTTCCATCCCGAATTCCAGTCGAAGCCGAACCAGGCGCATCCCCTATTTGCCGCGTTCATTGGTGCATCGCTCAAGCTCAAACGGGCAAAGGCGCGCGCGAGCGGTGGAAAAGTGAAGGCGCGCAAGTCGGCCAAACGCAAGTAA
- a CDS encoding ABC transporter permease, with protein sequence MTAPILTLLRKDLTLFVKNKAGLTLTFLVPFVMIWVFGQVFGLNRKDEGPSGIGIGVVNASAHPAAAAWVDALKQEKGLRLITSMDAGENQTRPLREEDLRSKIENSEFNFALVIPEDFVSEDRLGLRIKIYSNPRNEIEAQMVNGILQKALFSNIPKMLGSVLTEKSRTFLGTERQAAFNTQMAELITRNYGGDPAEIKRRLESGDFLGQSEPKSTSDGNKDGGTEGAEGENIFSRILKIDTEQVVGKDVVAPAATRIVGGFAMQFLLFALSAGATALLQERDQGLYHRLLAGPVSRYHILVSRFLHGIIVGVVQLVVLFLSAQLLFGVNVTGHLPLLIVVSLFAAAACAAFGMLIASVARTIEAANGMATLLILTMSAIGGAWFPLYLMPEFIQKAARFTLVFWSMQGFDYVLWNQVGLVKLVPTLLVLAAITAVVMSVALWQFSRNRLFD encoded by the coding sequence ATGACTGCCCCTATTCTTACGTTGCTCCGAAAGGACCTCACCCTGTTCGTGAAGAACAAGGCGGGACTCACACTCACGTTCCTCGTTCCCTTCGTGATGATCTGGGTGTTCGGCCAGGTGTTTGGCCTGAATCGAAAGGACGAAGGTCCGAGCGGGATCGGCATCGGGGTCGTCAACGCGAGCGCCCACCCAGCGGCGGCAGCGTGGGTGGATGCACTGAAGCAGGAGAAAGGCCTGCGTTTGATCACCTCCATGGATGCCGGGGAGAACCAGACGCGGCCCCTCCGCGAAGAGGACCTGCGGTCCAAGATCGAGAACTCGGAGTTCAATTTCGCCCTGGTGATCCCGGAAGACTTTGTGAGCGAAGACCGCCTCGGCCTGCGCATCAAAATTTACTCCAACCCGCGCAACGAGATTGAGGCGCAGATGGTGAACGGCATCCTCCAGAAAGCCCTGTTCAGCAACATCCCCAAGATGCTCGGAAGCGTGCTCACGGAAAAATCCCGCACCTTCCTCGGCACCGAGCGGCAGGCGGCATTCAACACCCAGATGGCCGAGTTGATCACCCGCAACTACGGTGGCGACCCCGCTGAGATAAAACGCCGCCTGGAGTCGGGCGACTTCCTCGGACAGAGCGAACCGAAGTCGACATCGGACGGGAACAAAGACGGAGGCACGGAAGGAGCCGAAGGCGAGAACATCTTTTCACGTATCCTGAAAATCGATACAGAACAGGTCGTCGGTAAGGATGTCGTCGCCCCTGCGGCGACCCGGATCGTCGGCGGCTTTGCCATGCAATTCCTCTTGTTCGCGCTGAGTGCCGGGGCGACGGCGTTGCTCCAGGAACGCGACCAGGGCCTGTATCATCGGCTTCTGGCCGGGCCGGTCAGCCGCTACCACATCCTGGTCTCAAGATTCCTGCACGGGATCATCGTCGGAGTCGTTCAACTCGTCGTTCTGTTCCTATCCGCCCAGCTGCTCTTCGGAGTCAACGTGACCGGGCACCTGCCGCTGCTGATCGTGGTGTCCCTGTTCGCTGCCGCCGCCTGCGCAGCGTTCGGGATGCTCATCGCCTCGGTCGCTCGCACAATCGAGGCGGCAAACGGCATGGCAACCCTGCTCATCCTCACCATGAGCGCAATCGGCGGGGCGTGGTTTCCGCTCTACCTCATGCCCGAGTTCATCCAGAAGGCCGCGCGCTTCACCTTGGTGTTTTGGTCCATGCAGGGCTTCGACTACGTGCTCTGGAACCAGGTTGGCTTGGTGAAGCTCGTTCCCACCTTGCTGGTCCTCGCCGCAATCACAGCCGTGGTCATGTCGGTCGCACTGTGGCAGTTCTCGCGGAATCGGCTGTTTGATTGA